The genomic window tcagcagccaaataccttagccaatagaccaccgcggtggcgcTGTGTCGTTCTATGAGTGATTTGTTTTATTTCACAACAGTACTGCTGACCTCATTTCATATCACCCATGGAAGAACACATCCTGAAATGccgttgcgaaaaaaaaagttttttacgTATACATTATCGACATGGATACCGTTTGCGTTAAACAATGCGCCATGCCAACgcttaaaatgaaaaaaagaaaggcgagaaaCCACTGATTTACTATATCAATCAAGACAGAGGTTCTGAAGTAGagcagtttaaaaaaaacacacaaaaagttctTCATCAGGGGCTGCTGCTGGAACTGAAGTTTCAGCAAGCGGTCTCCGACTTTGCTTCCTCGAACAAGAAACCagttgtcgaaacgtcggcttcAGCCACACCCCACAGAGTTTTCACACCATGTAAACCAAGGTTGTTTACGATTCGATATAGTGGTGTCGTAAACGTTGTGCGAATAAGTTAAGCATAattaacgaaaaaaaatataCGTCGACATAAATGGAACCGCTGATGTAGATCTGAGTAGCTATTGACAAATCTGAGTGCGAAACAAATATGCGCACTGTAACGTTCAAGCGGAGTCCTATCAGTGTAATAACATCGCAGATAAGTCCATCGAAAACACGCGGATGGCTCGCGTGTCAAGCAAATCGCGTGCAGTCCGGGTTTGTAGAACAGTCCACTGTCGCTGCGGTTCAGTCTGGGGGTCTCTGTGGACGAATCGCGTCGGCGCTGAGGCCGGAGATCTTCTTCAGGACGTGGGACCCTGCAACAGAACCGATTAAGCCGTCATAAAAGAGCAGAATTGTcactcaaggttttttttttgtttttgcatgtgCGTACGCAAATGTGCGCTGTTTCTTGTGGATGCTTGATCGAAACCGCGGGAATGGTTCAGTTGTACGTCATCTAACAGTTTGTTTATCgggaaacaagaacaacaagaacaacaagaacaacaacaacaacaacaacaacaacaacaacaacaacaacaaggaggaggaggaggaggaggggaaggaggaggagaaggagaaggaggagaatgagaaggaggagaaggaggagaaggaggagaaggagaaggagaagaaggagaaggagaagaagaagaagaagaacgtgGCTTTACGCTTCGAAGACACATCATTAtgcagtggagggctgcggaaatttcgacgatcCGGTGTTCTTTTAATGGGCACTAACACCGCAGTGCACACGCACGGACCTTAACCATTTGCTTCCagcgaaatgcgaccgccgctaTGGTAATGGAACCAGCGACCTACAACAGGTCAGCAACTGTGCACGTTTAGCTCAGATCCACCGCGGCGGACTTAATCACGAAGCAGCAAAGGGAGAATAACGCTCTAAGATATCTTCCGATGTTAACGGACAAAAAGTTCGTTCAGGTCGGAAGCTCGGACTCCGGGACAATGGTCCGGCAAAGTGCTCTTCGTTAGGCTACTTATTCTTAAAACTAAAATCATTTGAAGCTACTACCTTGCCGCGTTTCCTTGCATTAATCTCCAGTCAGTTTCTACCAGGAGTTCCCCATCCAGCCGTGGGCTACACGCATGCAGGCCAACGTAATAGACAGGGCTCGTTACTTCACTGCCCGTGACTAGCAATGTCTTCTCACTCACCCCTTATTGCGAAAGTTCAAAACGACGCCTTCCTCTTTATATCGAAACGCAAGGCAATATCAAGCCCATAGCTAAGAAGGGTGCCCTAAGCTGCCTCCTCTTCTCGCCAAACTTCTATGGAGGTGTTTTTCAAAGCCATCAAGTGCTCCTCCTCCCCTTCTTACCGAAAAAAAAGTCCTGGCTACGGGCTTCGTCAATACAGTACCATGAGAACACAGTCGGGAGACGTACTAGATTGGGCCGGTGTATCACGTGACCTGGTTGCATTCGGCCTCGCTAGCTGCGCCGGTGTAGTTTAGCGCGATGAAGTCTCGCAGCCTGGTCAGGAAGGCGACGCGGTCGTACGGCCCGTCGATGCCCATCTTGGCGCACGGATGCTGAATCGAGTCGAAGTCGACGTCGTAGGCGGCGATGCCGAAGCTCAGGTTCAGGTAGTTCCGCTTCAGGTCACAGAACTGCGCGAATGTCGCTATCTTGTGTAGTAATGTCGAAGGTAATTCTTGCGCAAGCACACCAGGACAAAGAGGAGAAACACAAACGGTCCGAATCTAACAACCATGGTTCACTTCTTTGAAAACGTTTACGTAAAAACCCTTAGAACTGCGCaatctggtgaaaaaaaaaaaacctaatgaGCAGCACACATGAAACAACTTGTGATCACATGCTCAATGAACGAGAGGAGCGAAGTCTCTGTCAAGTAAGGTAACCGATGGGAGGGTGGCCAACACACTTttgttttaaatgagaagcattttaGAGTCGCCCCTACTGAAAAATCCGGTCTCGACGGTGGCGTCGACATCCCCCTCTACGCATGCTCGCACCTCGTGTCGCATGCTTGCGTCTCGTCCCAACTGTTGCCCCCCACCCCCCGCGCCTGTCGTGCCTCACAAGGCTGATGCAGGCAGCGATTATGTGTGGTCAGGCTTTAACATGAAAATGTAAGCTTGGCCCGCAGAACCGCGGTCTGCCTACCCTTCTTTCGCGAAAGACCGTCGTACTAGCTGGTTTGCGCTTCAGCCGTAAGTACGCATGCTTTCTAAGCTGATGCAAATACCAAGCAAAATCACGAGTTGAAGGTAAGTCGGTATTGCCAAAAAACGAGGGTGAGACCTTTCGAGGTGAAAGCCCGAGTTGCATAGATCCGACATGACAGGAGCCGCACGGCTAaactgtagggggggggggggagtggtctTAAAGAGACAAGATAaaaagtaaagagaaaaaaaaatcagcgaattccaactgacaaaaaaaatggcagatactacgtacagagggaatcgataatatgtgaagcacgaattaggaaggcttatatgtcactttaaaatcagcacaacgttgcgacaCAGTGGTAGactatgccgtacatgatttctatgtcatgattatcatgtttgcacgtgccatttaccttcgcaTTCTATTCGCGTCACCTAACACAAAATTTGGCATtagtgtagctagcgaaacggcctagAGCGTGCTATGAGAGTAGCATGTATACTCCAGTTTTACATGACccacatgccatgattatcatgtttgaacgtgtcattaaCGTTCGTGGTcaattcacgccccgtaatactaaatttgctatatgtgaatcTTGCGAAATGGCGGCGAGCGCATGATTAAGAGTCCGATACACTTCGACGTAACGTTGGCGCGCGCACACGCTAGGCGCAACGACGCTACGCAAGCAAAACccgagcactcaatagtctgacgccaggcgagaCCGCGGCGCGACCAGtattcgtcggcgcggcccagtGGCTACCGGTGCGAAACGCAACGTGCTGCATTTCGGGCCGATGACGCCacccagacagcaccgcgtctgcctctctttgtgacggagggacgccgggcgctttctaacgcgcatgcgtcaaagcaacgcagcgcgacgcgcgcTGGCGAGGATATTGCAGGAAGATCGGCatctggcgtggcatcgccggtgttggttggttggttgcgaaaccttatcgtggtcctgcaaggcgcgcgtcagcgcacAGCGGGCAACTCCCACGTCGGGACTGtcaggccaagcctatcggccgctccgcgggcctgctggacggccccaAGTTgatcggccaggagggagctacgtagggccgcctcccacctgaccgatgtagtgtcggggttagtgtacattgccttgctctccgagcatgtgcgccagcgtggattcatccccacatgcggggcaagcgtcactgcgggaacacgtcaggataaatagcgtgaagggatctcaggctagggtacgtgtcggtctgcagtagtctgagcgtaagggcctgtggcctatcgCCGGTGTGGCACGATGAAATGAATACCAGCatgcacgcgcgccgggtcacgtcgaagtgtattggccccatgagtgtggcatgtagtcatgttcttacataacatgaatctcatgattgtcatgtttgcaccactcacataccatcgtcatgcattcacgtgacgcaataccgaatttggcatatgtgaagacaGCGAAACGGTGTCGAGGAGGGCATCgtgagtttggcatgtagtcatgttgttacatgacactgatgtcattatcatgttcggacgtgtcatttacatatttcatctgttcgcgtcacgtaataccgaatttggtacatgtgaagatagCGGAACGGTCGCAAGCGCATCGTGAGCATGGAAtttagtcatgtagttacatgacaagcatctcataattatcatgtttgcaccagtcacatagcttcgccatccattcacgtcccgtaataccaaatttggtcgtTGTTTATCTAACGAAACGGCGACAAACACATCAttagtgtggcacgtagtcatgtttttacatgacaggcatctcatgactatcatgtttgcaccagtcacataccttcattatCTATTCACGCCCCATAATTCCAAAATTGGTAATGGCGAAGCTATCGAAaatgccgcgagcgcatcatgagcgtggcatgtaatcatgctgtggcatgacacgcatgtcatgatatttatgttagggtctgtcgcttgtgttcaccatgcagtaataacataccataccagttttgcaacatttcacgtgaacgaaaccaccgtaagggccggaagaccatgaaatgtaaatcatgacattcatgacatacatggcaTGATTGTCATGCTATGACTAGAcatttatgctcgtcatatagcCATGTTAcgacataccaattttggtatcgatagcaatatggaaacggcaaggagagctaacAGTCGTAGGCGGATATAGAGATGgatagatgcatagatggacagataggtgggtagatagatagacagatacgctcaaagtcgccgaagttcgctaagaaatgcttcgcatttaaaacggtATTACAAATCATGATTATTGTCAGCAGGCACGACACACAGATTGCAACTTACAAACATTAATTACAAGCAGGAACCCCATGTAGGTCAGAGTATTTGATTATGTGAGTTGCGAAACTTTCCATAGGCTCCGTGTATTGAAATCCGAACACGTCATTGCCCCCCCTCCCCATCgcgggatggatggatggatgaatggatatggctgtagcctttagatcgggcggtggctagcgccaccaagccgtaatacttaatgaaccaaaaactagatttatttttttcctttaaatagtgaggttgaggattcgtacttcgcagtaaagtgcttaattttcactcgtgccttgactttaactgccaatcagataaactccttctagttaattctaccctaCTAATGTcgattttgccctccctgtccctaagctGCAGTGCTTTGAataactctgcgccatcatcatgaactatagggtgaagccctttacagaccATCATCGAGTTTTCGGCagctttttcttcctctccacacacactgcataccgtgtctatcccttcgcatttggcccgatatgtctatgttcgcaatactcccgtcctggtctcaaacagtagagaactaccccgagtattatcctaTATCCTTTCATTGGGAATtacctgcttaaaggttcgatagatctctagtgcggacttcttaatcatgccaattctccacatatcggtctcggcttccttcacctttttcttaaccgataattctttttggtttggccccctgctgttttctaagtatttaccagtcaatttcctggttcgcttcctgtattttgtatcgacattttttatgtacaagtagctgaataccttcctagcccaactctcctcccccatttctcttaatcgcttctcaaattttatcttgctgttagcttccctgccctcaaatgatgtccatcccatatcaccttgtactccctgatttggtgtattccagtgagctcctaaggcaagcctacctattccgcgttgcttagattctaatcttgcttgaacttctgatctcacgcaAAAGACCTCATTGTCGAACCTCAgagcaggaaccatgacccctttccatattcctctaacaacatcatacctattgtaattccacagtgccctatttttcatcactgatGCATTCCTGTtatagtcgttacgtatattccGTGTTCCATTaggtactcggttccattgcttatccatacgcccagatatttgtatttatctgttatttatAGCGTGACATCCTGTATCCTGAGCTCaataccttcattatcattaaaaattatgactgttggtttttccttactgaatctgaaatctaacctatctccctcattaccgcagatgtccatcaatctctgcaaatcttccttcttGTCAGTCAttagtactatatcatctgcgtacatcaatgctgggtagtgcctgttcaatgagttttccttgtttgacgaaagagaggttgaagacaagtccacttctctctaatttggcctctcaTCCTTGTAGGCACataatgaataacaagggtgacagaggacgccctgcctaagcccccgttttacctctgtgggcttgaatacctgtttttctcacgttataactaccttgttacttatagatatcctttaaaaggttagtgactccatcttcttctacaactagtgtgtccagtatttcctaCAAGTTTTGGCGACGCAAAGCGGTGCTTTTGTGTGTggtgcagagagcgcatgcgcccgcacgagaaagttatcttcgagaggAAGGACGATAATaaaaagtcagttgttgtttgggacgcgagttgttcacttgcgcaaCTCTGCCAAGCGACGCGTctcaacattggtgacccggGGTCGGAATACAGACACAGCGACCGGAGTGTCGAACCAGCCGCCATATGGATTCAACGTCCACGACCGACGCCCCTCCGACAGTCTCCTCAGTCGACGGTAAGCTGCCCCCTTTTTGGACTGCGGACCCCGCACTTTGGTTTATACAAGTGGAATCTCAGTTCGCAGCCAGACGAATCACCGCAGACCTTACGAAATACCACTACGTAGTCAGCAATCTGCCGCCCACCATAGCCAGTGAAATCAGGGATCTGTTGCTCGCACCACCTGTCGAAAACGCATATGCAACGCTAAAGGAAACCCTTATTCGCCGAGTTACGCCCTCCGAACGACAACGACTGCAGCAATTGCTTCGCGGCACGGAACTCGGCGACTGTACTCCTAGTCAGCTTTTGCGGCACATGCAACAGTTGCTTGGCGGAACATCAAACACGATAGATGGAGTATTGCTCCAAGAATTTTTTTGCAAAAGTTGCCTTCAGGCGTCCGCATGGTCATCGCGGCCTCAGAGCATAAGAATTTAACCACAGCCGCCGAACTTGCTGACAAACTGGTAGCAATGACACCGCCCACACCCATGGCTGCCGTGCAAGCGCAACAGCCTCTAAACGAACTTCAAGAGATGCGTGAGGAGATTGCTTGACTTGCCGAAACAGTATCAGCTTTGCACGCTAGCAGGAGGGCGCAAACAATAACCGAGCCTAACACGCCGCTATCGCAAGAGCAGCACGAGCATATCTGCTGGTATCATCGGAGGTTCGGAAGTAGGGCGCGTAAATGTGTCCCACCGTGCGCGCACTCGGGAAACAGCCGCGGCAGGCACTGAGGGCGACCAGTGCTACTACGCTGCCTCCAAATCGTCCCTCAGTATTTTTTATTACCGACCGCAACAACGGAGTACGTTTCTTAGTGGACACAGGCGCCGAGGTGAGCGTTATACCGGCGTCACAAGCTGAAACAAAGAAACCTAGTACATCGCCCTTGCAAGCTGTCAATAACACGGTGATAACAACATATGGCCATCGTTCACTGTCgctgaacttcagtttcggcagaaCGTTTAGCTGGGTGTTCATAGCTGCTGATGTCAAATTCGCCATACTAGGCGCAGACTTTCTCCAGTTCTTCGGTCTGTTGGTCGACGTCCGCAACAAACGGCTTCAAGATCCCGTTTCTCGGGGAGCGGTACAAGGCACGCCGTGTTGGCACCCCCCTATCAGCCCGGCCTTGCTTAGTCCGGCTGGAGAAGCGTACTTCACCGCAATACTACAAGAGTTCCCAGAGCTGACACGACAGCCACAGGCATTTCCAGAAGTAAAGCACGGCGTCCTGCATCACATCGAAACCACAGGCCCACCGGTCTATGCGCGACCACGGCGCCTGTCACCCGAGAAGCTGTGGTTGGCTCGACAGGCGTTTGCCCACATGATGGAACTCAGGATAGTACGTCCTTCATCCAGCCCATATGCGTCACCTCTTCACATGGTCCCAAAATCAACAGACGGTGATTCGCGCCCTTGCGGGGACTATCGAGCGCTGAACCGGGTAACCGTGCCGGACCGTTACCCAGTCCCGCACATTTATGACATGACCTCCTTCCTACATGGTGCTACCATTTTCTCTAAAATAGATCTAGTGTGAGCATATCATCAGATACCCGTAGCACCGGAGGATATCCCCAAGACCGCAATAACAACGCCGTTCGGAATGTTCGAAATCCTacgcatgcctttcggcttacgcAATGCCGGCCAAACTTTTCAACGGTTTATGGATGACGTTGTCCGTGGCCTCGACTTTTGCAAGGTATACCTCGATGATCTTCTGATTGCTAGCAGCACTCCTGAAGAACACGAGTGGCATCTGCACTACGTACTTCAGCGACTGACAGAGAATGGCATCGTTATCAATACGGCAAAGTGCGTGTTTGGGGTACCGACACTATCATTTTTGGGCCACAGCATTTCAAGTGCCGGAGTACAGCCCCAGAAGGACAAGGTGGAAGCAGTACGGCAGTTTCCACAGCCGAAAAACTTCCGCCAGCTTCGAGAGTTCCTGGGACTCGTGAATTTCTACCGTAGGTTTATCCCGAAAGGCGCCAACatccttcaccctctccacagcctACTCGCGGCATCTGGATCTAAGGCAACTGCCATTCAGTGGAACGACCAATCCACACAAGCATTCCGGATGATAAAGGAAGCTCTCGCAAATGCTACCATGCTCACGTACCCGCAGCTGGGTGCTCCTCAGTGCGTCATGGTGGACGCCTTCGATGCAGCGATTGGAGCCGTGTTGCAGCAGAGGGTGAGCGGAGTGTGGCGACCAATTTCCTTCTTCTCCAGAAAACTGAGCCCGTCCGAACGAAGGTACAGCACCTTCGGTAGGGAACTCCTGACCACATAAGCGGCTATCCGGCATTTCCGACAATATGTGGAAGGACAAGaattttttgtgctcacggaTCACAAGCCACTCACCTACGCATTGCGCGCGAACTCCGATTCTGGTGCGCACGTGGCACGGGAGCTCCGCCAAATGTCGTACATCGCAGAATTCACGACAGATATACGCTATGTTAGTGACACGGATTATGCtgctgccgacgctctttcgcgcggTCCAGTGAATGCCATCAGCCTGCTGAGCGGCGTGGACTTCACCACACTTACGACGGCTCAACGCAGTGATGGAGAATTGAAGCATCTACTGACGTCTTCaaccagcgccttgaagctgcaaTGGTTGGCAGAACCCACAGGATCCGTATGCTGCGACATGTCTACAGGCAAGGCCGGACCGTTAGTCCCCTCGAACCTCCGTCGCAGCATTTTTGACTTGCTGCACAGCCTGGCGCATCCCGGGATTCGAGCCACGCAACGGCTATGCACAGCGAGGTTCGTGTGGCCAGGAATAAACCGGGATGTCCGATACTGGACACGAGAGTGCATCGCATGCCAGCGCTCCAAAGTTCAGCGACATAC from Rhipicephalus microplus isolate Deutch F79 chromosome 7, USDA_Rmic, whole genome shotgun sequence includes these protein-coding regions:
- the LOC142766880 gene encoding uncharacterized protein LOC142766880 translates to MATEYKYNATLFAGFTYGFSQEVFLVFDGKRGIKNKFCDLKRNYLNLSFGIAAYDVDFDSIQHPCAKMGIDGPYDRVAFLTRLRDFIALNYTGAASEAECNQVT